From the genome of Penaeus chinensis breed Huanghai No. 1 chromosome 37, ASM1920278v2, whole genome shotgun sequence, one region includes:
- the LOC125045497 gene encoding lysosomal acid glucosylceramidase-like — MAHLWNAVLAVIVAVVAGRAQAAGECKSRNFGHGSVVCVCNSSHCDELAPIKPERPGEALIVTSSKSGARWRMEYKAFSDFSNEIISSGPVLELEINSNVFYQEIIGFGGAFTDAAGLNILSLPDTLQDEVLRAYYSNTGLEYSMGRVPIGGTDFSTRPYTYDDLKPGETDPTLAKFALAPEDLKYKIPLIQRAAKISKKPIKLFGSAWGAPAWMKNNGKIWGKGKLNTSAYTTWANYHVKFLESYAKHNISFWGLTTQNEPTDGLVKDFQFNAIGWTPQEQAEWIGKHLGPTLKNHSLSSVKIMIMDDNRLLLPKWVEDVMADKEAQSYVSGVGIHWYLDFVTPALALDLTHERFPDLFLLYTEACTGQWPWQPLKVVLGSWVRAEDYASDIIENLQHWVSGWTDWNLALDVKGGPNWVKNNVDSPIIVNAPRKEFYKQPMYYALAHFTKALPEGSRRIDLSATMLSDSVSLPVYRVAFAQPDNTIVLFIVNRYHSQVQMRISDKMLGQFDMYVDAHTIMTIAWKN; from the exons GAGAATGCAAGAGCCGTAACTTTGGCCACggaagtgttgtgtgtgtttgcaactcTTCGCACTGCGATGAACTAGCCCCAATCAAGCCAGAAAGACCAGGGGAAGCGCTTATAGTCACATCAAGCAAGTCAGGTGCAAGATGGAGGATGGAATACAAAGCATTTTCTGACTTCAGCAATGAGATAATTTCAT CTGGTCCTGTTCTTGAACTTGAAATAAACAGTAATGTGTTTTACCAAGAAATCATTGGCTTTGGAGGTGCGTTCACTGATGCTGCTGGTCTCAACATCCTTTCTCTCCCAGACACCTTGCAAGATGAGGTCCTCAG AGCATATTACTCTAATACTGGCCTCGAGTACTCAATGGGACGGGTTCCAATCGGTGGAACAGATTTCAGCACTCGTCCATATACTTATGATGACCTAAAACCTGGGGAAACAGACCCCACTTTGGCAAAGTTTGCATTAGCTCCAGAGGACCTGAAGTATAAG ATACCACTAATTCAAAGGGCAGCAAAGATCTCAAAAAAGCCAATCAAACTGTTTGGCTCTGCCTGGGGAGCTCCGGCTTGGATGAAGAACAATGGCAAGATTTGGGGTAAAGGGAAGCTCAATACCAGTGCATATACAACATGGGCTAATTACCATGTCAA ATTTCTGGAAAGTTATGCAAAACACAACATCAGTTTTTGGGGTTTGACTACTCAGAATGAACCAACTGATGGCCTTGTCAAGGATTTCCAGTTCAATGCTATTGGTTGGACCCCACAGGAGCAG GCAGAATGGATAGGAAAACATCTTGGCCCTACCCTGAAGAACCACAGTTTATCCTCTGTCAAGATCATGATAATGGATGACAACCGACTGCTCTTGCCCAAGTGGGTAGAAGAT GTAATGGCTGATAAAGAGGCACAGTCCTATGTATCTGGTGTTGGCATTCATTGGTACCTGGATTTTGTAACTCCTGCCTTGGCCCTTGATCTCACACATGAACGATTCCCTGACTTGTTTTTGCTCTATACTGAGGCTTGTACAG GTCAGTGGCCATGGCAACCACTTAAAGTTGTCTTAGGGTCGTGGGTGCGGGCAGAGGACTATGCATCTGACATCATTGAG AACCTCCAACATTGGGTATCAGGCTGGACTGATTGGAACCTGGCGCTGGATGTCAAGGGAGGACCTAACTGGGTGAAAAATAATGTTGACTCACCCATTATTGTCAATGCT CCCCGCAAGGAATTCTACAAGCAACCAATGTATTATGCGCTGGCCCATTTCACAAAGGCTTTGCCCGAAGGAAGCCGTCGAATCGATCTCAGTGCCACAATGCTCTCTGACTCTGTGTCCCTCCCTGTGTATAGAGTAGCCTTTGCTCAGCCAGACAACACCATAGTGCTTTTCATTGTTAATCG ATATCACAGTCAGGTCCAAATGAGGATTTCAGACAAGATGCTGGGGCAGTTTGACATGTATGTGGATGCACACACTATCATGACAATTGCTTGGAAGAACTAG